In one window of Helianthus annuus cultivar XRQ/B chromosome 17, HanXRQr2.0-SUNRISE, whole genome shotgun sequence DNA:
- the LOC110922329 gene encoding high mobility group B protein 7 isoform X1, with the protein MAGTGQTSSKSVNANRSRKRVEAETASVTLKRAKNGSAFTRCEGCNKSVAVALISMHDCGFEAKIKMNLETICVETPKESVAKTPVERKKSVKAKEPSAKKSKKERDPSKPKRPPTAFFLFMEDFRKTFKEANPDNKKVALVAKEGGEKWKSMTEEEKKSYVERAAELKEKYQKALENPNGADNEDDKAEKEASDVDAEGDGEASPEAEAEVVADDE; encoded by the exons ATGGCGGGAACCGgtcaaacatcttcaaaatcagTCAACGCCAATCGCTCCCGTAAGCGAGTCGAAGCAGAGACCGCTTCGGTTACGCTTAAACGAGCGAAGAACGGCAGTGCTTTCACTCGATG TGAAGGATGTAATAAGAGTGTTGCTGTTGCGTTAATTAGCATGCATGATTGTGGTTTTGAGGCCAAAATTAAAATGAATCTAG AGACAATTTGTGTGGAGACACCTAAAGAATCTGTTGCTAAAACACCTGTAGAGAG AAAGAAGTCAGTGAAAGCAAAAGAACCATCTGCAAAGAAGTCAAAGAAAGAAAGGGATCCAAGTAAACCTAAAAGGCCACCAACTGCATTCTTTTTGTTCAT GGAGGACTTTAGGAAAACTTTTAAGGAAGCAAATCCAGACAATAAGAAAGTTGCATTG GTTGCAAAGGAGGGTGGTGAAAAATGGAAGTCAATGACTGAAGAA GAAAAGAAATCTTATGTTGAAAGGGCCGCTGAACTTAAAGAGAAATACCAAAAGGCATTGGAGAATCCAAATGGTGCTGACAATGAAGATGATAAGGCT GAAAAAGAGGCGAGCGATGTAGATGCTGAAGGTGACGGCGAGGCGTCTCCTGAGGCGGAAGCGGAAGTGGTGGCTGATGATGAATAG
- the LOC110922329 gene encoding high mobility group B protein 7 isoform X2 yields the protein MAGTGQTSSKSVNANRSRKRVEAETASVTLKRAKNGSAFTRCEGCNKSVAVALISMHDCGFEAKIKMNLETICVETPKESVAKTPVERKKSVKAKEPSAKKSKKERDPSKPKRPPTAFFLFMEDFRKTFKEANPDNKKVALVAKEGGEKWKSMTEEEKKSYVERAAELKEKYQKALENPNGADNEDDKEKEASDVDAEGDGEASPEAEAEVVADDE from the exons ATGGCGGGAACCGgtcaaacatcttcaaaatcagTCAACGCCAATCGCTCCCGTAAGCGAGTCGAAGCAGAGACCGCTTCGGTTACGCTTAAACGAGCGAAGAACGGCAGTGCTTTCACTCGATG TGAAGGATGTAATAAGAGTGTTGCTGTTGCGTTAATTAGCATGCATGATTGTGGTTTTGAGGCCAAAATTAAAATGAATCTAG AGACAATTTGTGTGGAGACACCTAAAGAATCTGTTGCTAAAACACCTGTAGAGAG AAAGAAGTCAGTGAAAGCAAAAGAACCATCTGCAAAGAAGTCAAAGAAAGAAAGGGATCCAAGTAAACCTAAAAGGCCACCAACTGCATTCTTTTTGTTCAT GGAGGACTTTAGGAAAACTTTTAAGGAAGCAAATCCAGACAATAAGAAAGTTGCATTG GTTGCAAAGGAGGGTGGTGAAAAATGGAAGTCAATGACTGAAGAA GAAAAGAAATCTTATGTTGAAAGGGCCGCTGAACTTAAAGAGAAATACCAAAAGGCATTGGAGAATCCAAATGGTGCTGACAATGAAGATGATAAG GAAAAAGAGGCGAGCGATGTAGATGCTGAAGGTGACGGCGAGGCGTCTCCTGAGGCGGAAGCGGAAGTGGTGGCTGATGATGAATAG